From the genome of Thermogutta terrifontis, one region includes:
- a CDS encoding glycosyl hydrolase, protein MRRFVPLLTAVVGFGLLISTSVWGQVVSPQPDSTSTIRNMFSGVNPLYRPWVYWFWLNGNLSREGIEADLQAMQEAGIGGVLIMEVDQGTPPGSVRFGSQEWQELFYFMLAQAAKRQIRVNMNNDAGWTGSGGPWIKPEQAMQRIVWSEVTVDGPRTGEIALPQPPVVENYYRDVAVLAFPRPSNPARIDGIAYKSLAQVPGGTLVVPGEVPEPPAEQVISPEKIVDLTGKMDAGGRLQWNVPEGKWTILRFGHTPTGARNHPSPEEGRGLECDKLSPEGADAAFEGLIGRLLKNRPENLPSAARIIRTHIDSWEVGSQNWTPRTPEEFARRRGYDLRPYLPVIAGYVVGSREISERFLWDFRQTIGELVLDNYAGRFRSLARKNGLSLTIEAYTSCPVDELAYAGRADEPMGEFWSWSKYGAAFSCTEMASAAHVYGTKVVGAEAFTATDAERWLGHPGNIKELGDWAFCEGINRFVFHRYAMQPWTNPPRMPGMSMGPWGLHYERTQTWWSFVRPWHEYLTRCQYLLQQGLFVADFCLLTPEAVPQTLAGQNAITRFGQPRERGPFNYDFCPPEVVLTRMNVQDGRLVLPDGMNYAVLVLPRVERMTLPLVQKIAQFIKQGATVIGGPPTKTPGLGGYPDADAELRKLVEEVWGATKPPAEITVRNYGSGRVIFGGPFSPAGAASENPGFALAQWVWTTEGNPTSAVPVGHRYFRRVFELPADAKVSSAWLVITADNEFECKVNGRRVGRGDDFHRPYRINVTGHLRPGKNLLAVDAFNAADFPNPAGLIAALHLRFENGQQATIVTDKQWEWSASPPPAWESDPAASGDWKVVQEVGPLGIAPWGDVSDVGTDPNLIPDLDEVFALAPKLGLIPDFRYETTSGEEALRYIHRRIDDIDVYFVANKTGHPVHASCFFRVKGKRPELWYPETGKTVELVAPYRTTEEGTELALNLEGYESVFVVFTPNPPVPEYIVSILHEGREVLWPKQQQGTILIRKALYGVLDDPQRTRDVTEKIQRWVNEGRLRFQVAELARDDDPAYLIVKRLIVDYEVDGQPGHIEATDPQTIQFPSAAVREPTVKLLPITVGRCELGVSQPGKYTIKTSRGREISLTIPQLPPCPSLSGKWELRFFPGSPQSKSITLEKLISWTEFPEPEYRYYSGRAVYSTEIYVESVPRSPARENWSVELDLGEVQVAAQVSVNGKPVGILWHPPYRINIGKHLAPGANTLEIEVANLWINRMIGDEQLPEDSERNPNGTLKRWPDWLLRGEPSPTGRQTFTTWRLWKKDDPLQPSGLLGPVQIRQWVPVLISLEYQRPEERQLFE, encoded by the coding sequence ATGCGCCGCTTTGTGCCGCTGCTGACCGCCGTGGTGGGTTTTGGGTTGCTGATATCAACGTCAGTTTGGGGGCAGGTCGTGTCGCCCCAGCCGGATTCCACCAGCACAATTCGCAACATGTTTTCCGGGGTAAATCCTTTGTATCGGCCCTGGGTGTACTGGTTCTGGCTGAATGGCAATCTCAGTCGCGAGGGAATTGAGGCGGACCTTCAGGCCATGCAGGAGGCTGGCATCGGCGGCGTTCTGATCATGGAAGTCGATCAGGGCACGCCGCCCGGTTCGGTGCGGTTTGGTTCCCAGGAGTGGCAGGAGCTGTTCTACTTCATGCTTGCTCAGGCGGCCAAGAGGCAAATCCGTGTCAACATGAACAATGATGCCGGATGGACGGGCAGCGGAGGACCATGGATCAAGCCAGAACAGGCGATGCAGCGGATTGTGTGGTCTGAGGTCACGGTGGATGGACCGCGGACCGGAGAAATCGCTCTCCCTCAGCCGCCGGTTGTTGAAAATTATTACCGCGATGTTGCCGTGCTGGCATTTCCGCGTCCTTCCAATCCTGCCCGGATCGACGGAATCGCTTACAAGTCGCTGGCCCAGGTGCCCGGTGGCACCCTTGTGGTCCCCGGGGAAGTTCCCGAGCCACCGGCCGAGCAGGTCATCTCACCAGAAAAGATCGTCGATCTAACCGGCAAGATGGATGCCGGAGGCCGGCTCCAATGGAACGTACCGGAAGGTAAATGGACCATCCTCCGTTTCGGTCACACGCCGACCGGTGCCCGCAATCACCCTTCTCCTGAGGAAGGACGTGGGCTGGAATGCGACAAGCTCAGCCCGGAGGGTGCGGACGCGGCGTTCGAGGGATTGATCGGCCGGCTGTTGAAAAACCGGCCGGAAAATCTTCCCTCTGCAGCCAGGATTATCAGAACCCATATCGATAGCTGGGAAGTGGGCTCGCAGAACTGGACCCCCCGTACGCCCGAAGAGTTCGCCCGCCGACGAGGTTATGATCTCCGTCCCTACTTGCCAGTGATTGCAGGCTACGTGGTGGGCAGCCGGGAGATTTCCGAAAGGTTTCTCTGGGATTTCCGTCAGACAATCGGGGAACTGGTTCTCGATAATTACGCGGGACGATTCCGCAGCCTGGCCAGAAAAAATGGTCTGAGCCTGACCATCGAGGCTTACACGAGCTGCCCTGTGGACGAGCTCGCATACGCCGGTCGGGCGGACGAGCCTATGGGCGAGTTCTGGTCCTGGTCGAAATACGGAGCGGCCTTCAGTTGCACCGAAATGGCCTCCGCTGCACACGTGTACGGCACGAAGGTGGTGGGAGCCGAGGCTTTCACGGCTACCGATGCCGAACGCTGGCTGGGACATCCCGGCAATATTAAGGAACTGGGCGACTGGGCGTTTTGCGAAGGAATCAATCGCTTTGTCTTTCACCGCTATGCGATGCAACCGTGGACCAACCCACCGCGGATGCCCGGCATGAGTATGGGGCCGTGGGGTCTCCACTACGAGCGCACGCAAACGTGGTGGTCTTTTGTCCGACCCTGGCATGAGTACCTCACTCGGTGCCAGTACCTGCTCCAACAGGGGCTGTTCGTTGCCGACTTTTGCCTGCTTACCCCGGAGGCGGTTCCTCAAACCCTGGCTGGCCAAAACGCCATCACCCGGTTTGGGCAGCCTCGGGAGCGTGGCCCGTTCAATTACGACTTTTGTCCCCCGGAAGTTGTCCTCACCCGTATGAACGTCCAGGACGGCCGATTGGTGCTTCCGGATGGAATGAACTATGCCGTTCTCGTCCTTCCTCGTGTGGAGAGGATGACCCTGCCTCTTGTCCAGAAAATTGCTCAATTCATCAAACAGGGCGCCACGGTCATCGGCGGCCCGCCAACTAAGACGCCCGGGCTCGGTGGATATCCTGATGCTGACGCTGAGCTTCGCAAACTGGTGGAGGAAGTTTGGGGAGCAACAAAGCCCCCGGCCGAGATCACCGTGAGAAACTACGGAAGCGGCCGCGTCATTTTCGGCGGTCCGTTCTCTCCTGCGGGAGCGGCTTCGGAAAATCCCGGTTTCGCGCTGGCCCAATGGGTCTGGACCACGGAAGGCAACCCAACCAGCGCGGTCCCAGTTGGTCATCGATATTTCAGACGGGTCTTCGAACTGCCGGCGGATGCCAAAGTCAGTTCGGCGTGGTTGGTCATCACGGCAGACAATGAATTCGAATGCAAAGTGAATGGCCGGCGGGTCGGCCGTGGCGATGACTTCCACCGACCGTATCGCATCAATGTGACGGGTCATCTCCGGCCAGGAAAAAACCTCCTCGCCGTGGATGCCTTCAACGCAGCGGACTTTCCTAATCCGGCCGGACTCATCGCGGCCCTTCATCTTAGATTTGAAAACGGGCAGCAGGCAACGATTGTGACGGACAAGCAATGGGAATGGTCGGCTTCACCCCCTCCTGCCTGGGAGAGTGATCCGGCAGCCTCCGGCGATTGGAAGGTGGTCCAGGAGGTTGGTCCACTCGGAATAGCCCCCTGGGGTGATGTCAGCGATGTGGGAACGGACCCCAACCTCATTCCTGATCTGGATGAAGTTTTCGCCCTGGCGCCGAAGCTGGGCCTGATTCCCGATTTCCGCTACGAAACAACTTCGGGCGAAGAGGCCCTTCGTTACATCCACCGGCGAATCGACGATATCGACGTTTACTTCGTTGCCAACAAAACCGGCCACCCGGTTCACGCCTCATGCTTTTTCCGGGTGAAGGGCAAGCGACCGGAACTGTGGTATCCCGAGACCGGAAAAACCGTGGAGCTGGTCGCCCCCTACCGGACGACCGAAGAAGGCACAGAGCTTGCGCTGAACCTCGAGGGCTATGAATCGGTCTTCGTGGTGTTCACTCCAAATCCTCCGGTTCCCGAGTATATCGTGAGCATTCTCCACGAGGGCCGCGAAGTACTTTGGCCCAAGCAGCAACAGGGCACCATCCTCATCCGCAAGGCCCTTTATGGTGTTTTGGATGATCCCCAAAGGACCAGGGATGTGACGGAAAAAATCCAGCGGTGGGTTAACGAAGGGCGGTTGAGGTTTCAGGTTGCGGAGCTTGCCCGAGATGATGACCCTGCTTATTTGATTGTCAAGCGTCTGATTGTGGATTATGAAGTGGACGGTCAGCCCGGGCATATCGAGGCGACCGATCCTCAGACAATCCAATTTCCCAGCGCGGCCGTGCGGGAGCCGACGGTGAAACTGCTCCCGATTACGGTCGGGCGATGTGAGTTGGGTGTCTCCCAGCCGGGAAAATACACTATCAAAACGTCCCGTGGCCGGGAAATTTCGTTAACAATCCCGCAACTACCTCCCTGCCCCTCGCTTTCTGGAAAATGGGAGTTGCGGTTCTTCCCGGGGTCGCCTCAGTCCAAGTCGATCACGCTGGAGAAGCTGATCTCATGGACGGAGTTCCCGGAGCCCGAGTACCGCTACTATTCAGGCCGGGCCGTGTATTCCACGGAAATATATGTCGAGTCCGTGCCTCGAAGCCCCGCACGAGAAAACTGGAGTGTGGAGCTGGACTTGGGTGAGGTGCAGGTGGCGGCCCAGGTCTCCGTCAACGGAAAGCCTGTGGGGATTCTGTGGCATCCGCCGTATCGCATCAATATCGGAAAGCATCTCGCGCCGGGCGCGAATACACTGGAAATCGAGGTCGCCAACCTGTGGATCAACCGCATGATCGGAGACGAACAACTGCCGGAGGATTCCGAACGAAATCCAAACGGAACGCTCAAGCGCTGGCCCGATTGGCTGCTCCGCGGAGAGCCGTCTCCCACCGGCCGACAAACTTTCACCACCTGGCGATTGTGGAAAAAGGACGATCCGCTTCAGCCGTCGGGTCTCCTCGGACCGGTGCAAATTCGTCAGTGGGTACCGGTGCTTATTTCGCTGGAATACCAAAGGCCGGAGGAGAGGCAGCTTTTTGAATGA
- a CDS encoding aldo/keto reductase — translation MAGELNRREFVQGTVAAAASTALGFQGTFTVKAGNPENVDTSKILNYNPEMEYRRCGKTNLMISAVCLGGHWKRLNKVVPNSFQGGNWLGAAIDDPDFQKNRYDVVTRCIERGINYIDACTGQEVLAYARALKGRRDKMYLGYSWYQREVRFAEWRTLEKLKQSLDMGLKEAGLDYVDIWRITCHEQSSRHTEAEIEAVIAALEWAKKTGRARFTGISSHDRPHIKMLLEKYPDQLEVICTPYTAKTKVVTDETGLWATMQKQDVGWFGIKPFASGSLFKGDSSPNSPYREEDDRLARLTIRYILSNPAITAPIPGMITPEQVDNVALAVKERRELDQEEKALLEREMDRVWAELPYHYRWLKDWEYV, via the coding sequence ATGGCAGGTGAACTCAATCGGCGCGAATTCGTCCAGGGGACCGTCGCTGCGGCGGCCAGCACCGCTCTGGGGTTCCAGGGGACCTTCACGGTGAAGGCTGGCAATCCCGAGAATGTGGATACCAGCAAGATCCTCAATTACAACCCCGAGATGGAATATCGCCGCTGCGGAAAGACCAATCTGATGATTTCCGCCGTGTGTCTCGGGGGACACTGGAAACGTCTCAACAAAGTTGTCCCCAATTCTTTCCAGGGCGGAAACTGGCTGGGGGCAGCCATCGACGATCCAGACTTCCAGAAAAATCGCTACGATGTGGTTACCCGATGCATTGAGCGCGGCATCAATTACATCGACGCGTGCACCGGCCAGGAAGTCCTGGCGTATGCCCGGGCATTGAAAGGCCGCCGAGATAAGATGTACCTGGGTTATTCCTGGTATCAGCGGGAAGTTCGCTTTGCCGAGTGGCGGACCCTCGAAAAGCTCAAGCAGAGCCTCGATATGGGATTGAAAGAGGCAGGCCTGGATTACGTCGATATCTGGCGAATCACCTGCCACGAGCAGAGCAGCCGCCACACCGAGGCCGAAATCGAGGCCGTGATTGCCGCCCTGGAATGGGCCAAAAAGACAGGTCGGGCCCGATTCACGGGTATTTCCTCTCACGATCGTCCCCACATCAAGATGCTGCTTGAAAAGTATCCCGATCAATTAGAGGTGATCTGCACACCGTACACCGCCAAGACGAAGGTCGTCACCGACGAAACCGGTCTGTGGGCCACCATGCAAAAGCAGGATGTCGGCTGGTTCGGCATCAAGCCATTCGCCAGCGGTTCCCTCTTTAAGGGAGACAGCTCACCCAACAGCCCGTATCGGGAGGAAGATGACCGCCTCGCCCGGCTGACCATTCGTTACATCCTTAGCAATCCCGCGATCACGGCCCCCATCCCGGGAATGATCACGCCCGAACAGGTGGACAACGTCGCGCTGGCCGTCAAAGAACGTCGCGAACTAGATCAGGAAGAAAAGGCCCTGCTGGAACGGGAGATGGACCGCGTCTGGGCCGAGCTGCCCTATCATTATCGCTGGCTTAAAGACTGGGAATACGTGTAG
- the ligA gene encoding NAD-dependent DNA ligase LigA — MSENVAEEIQRLRELIRYHDYKYYVEASPEISDLEYDRLMQRLRELEEAHPELITPDSPTQRVGEQPIESLQQVPHRVPMLSIENTYSAQEVRNFAQRVQKLLNGEPVEWVVEPKIDGVAVAIHYENGRLVRGVTRGDGFVGDDVTHNIRTVRGVPLRLLGKGHPPMVEIRGEVYMTNSDLVKLNEEQKKRGEPLFANPRNATAGSIRLLDPRICAQRRLRFICHGLGYSEGFDVKTHMEFLEKVKGWGVPIPPGVACFDDIEKAIAYCEEQIEHLHELDFEIDGLVLKVNRFDQRERLGATAKSPRWVMAYKFEKYEAKTRVLQIRVQVGKTGIVTPVADLEPVLLAGTVVAHASLHNADEIERKDVRVGDVVVVEKAGKIIPHIVRVEKHERTRPLPKFKFPTHCPECNTPLVRDEGGVYIRCPNHECPAQIKERLRYYASRDAMDIEGLGEKLIDQLVEKGLVRSYADLYHLTKDQLVKLERMGEKSATKLLKNIEESKNRGLARLLAALAIRHVGTKVAAILARHFRSMDRLRQATVEELSQINEIGPIIARSVYDFLHSERGQHIIEELRRCGVKMTEDVPEESAPKPLAGKTIVVTGTLKNYSRQEIEELIERLGGHAASSVSRNTDFVLVGENPGSKLDKARALGVPTITEEQFEAMIGKRPG; from the coding sequence ATGAGCGAGAATGTGGCGGAAGAAATCCAGCGTCTCCGCGAACTGATTCGCTACCACGATTACAAGTACTACGTGGAGGCCTCGCCCGAAATCTCGGACCTGGAATACGATCGCCTGATGCAGCGGCTTCGGGAACTCGAGGAAGCGCACCCGGAACTGATCACCCCGGATAGTCCCACGCAGCGTGTGGGGGAGCAGCCGATCGAATCGCTCCAGCAGGTCCCGCACCGCGTGCCCATGCTGTCGATCGAGAACACCTACAGTGCCCAAGAGGTGCGAAATTTCGCGCAGCGGGTCCAGAAGCTCCTCAATGGCGAGCCGGTGGAATGGGTCGTGGAGCCGAAAATCGATGGGGTGGCGGTGGCTATCCACTACGAAAATGGGCGACTTGTGCGGGGGGTGACGCGGGGCGACGGATTTGTGGGAGATGATGTGACCCACAACATCCGCACCGTCCGCGGGGTTCCCCTGCGGCTGCTGGGAAAAGGACATCCCCCCATGGTCGAAATCCGCGGGGAGGTGTACATGACCAACTCCGACCTCGTCAAACTCAACGAGGAGCAGAAAAAACGTGGTGAGCCGCTCTTTGCCAATCCGCGCAACGCTACCGCGGGGAGCATCCGACTTCTCGATCCCCGGATATGCGCTCAGCGGCGACTGCGGTTCATCTGTCACGGGCTGGGGTATTCCGAGGGGTTTGATGTCAAGACGCACATGGAGTTTCTGGAGAAGGTCAAGGGTTGGGGAGTTCCCATCCCGCCGGGAGTCGCCTGTTTTGACGATATCGAAAAAGCCATTGCTTACTGCGAAGAGCAGATCGAGCACCTCCATGAGCTGGACTTCGAAATCGACGGCCTCGTCCTCAAGGTGAACCGCTTCGATCAACGCGAGCGGCTGGGCGCCACAGCGAAAAGCCCGCGGTGGGTCATGGCCTACAAGTTTGAGAAGTATGAGGCCAAAACGCGGGTGCTGCAAATCCGCGTGCAGGTGGGAAAGACGGGAATTGTCACGCCGGTGGCCGACCTCGAACCGGTGCTTCTGGCGGGGACCGTCGTGGCCCATGCCAGCCTCCATAACGCCGACGAAATCGAGCGTAAGGATGTCCGCGTTGGCGATGTCGTGGTGGTCGAAAAGGCAGGCAAAATTATCCCCCATATCGTGCGGGTGGAAAAGCATGAACGCACACGCCCCTTGCCTAAATTCAAATTCCCCACGCACTGTCCTGAGTGCAACACGCCGTTGGTGCGGGATGAAGGCGGGGTCTACATTCGCTGTCCCAACCACGAATGCCCGGCACAAATTAAAGAGCGGCTGCGGTATTACGCCAGCCGCGATGCCATGGATATCGAGGGGTTGGGGGAAAAGCTGATCGATCAGCTTGTGGAAAAGGGGCTTGTCCGCAGCTATGCCGATCTGTATCATCTGACCAAGGATCAACTGGTGAAACTGGAACGCATGGGGGAAAAGTCGGCCACGAAGTTGCTCAAGAATATCGAGGAAAGCAAGAACCGTGGACTGGCCCGCCTGCTAGCAGCCCTGGCCATTCGGCATGTGGGAACGAAGGTGGCGGCCATTCTGGCGCGGCATTTTCGCAGTATGGACCGCCTTCGCCAGGCGACTGTGGAAGAGCTTTCACAGATCAACGAAATTGGCCCCATCATCGCACGGAGTGTCTATGACTTTCTGCACAGCGAGCGTGGTCAGCACATCATCGAGGAACTCCGCCGCTGCGGTGTCAAGATGACCGAGGACGTCCCGGAGGAGTCCGCCCCCAAGCCGCTTGCGGGCAAGACCATCGTGGTGACGGGAACGCTCAAAAACTACAGCCGGCAAGAGATCGAGGAACTCATCGAACGGCTGGGCGGCCATGCGGCTTCCAGTGTCTCGCGGAACACAGATTTTGTGCTTGTGGGGGAAAACCCCGGCAGCAAGCTGGATAAGGCGCGGGCCCTTGGTGTTCCCACGATCACCGAAGAGCAATTCGAGGCCATGATCGGCAAGCGGCCGGGATGA